A genomic segment from Kyrpidia tusciae DSM 2912 encodes:
- a CDS encoding DUF6079 family protein, whose protein sequence is METVLREILKTVSWQYISFNEQNGQYYLDLKKDVAVDDLIEQRAETLMPHDLDQYYFEALALVTESASNTYISGYKIWQHELPWWERRVMRQGYLFFGAPVDRSTAQPPRDFYIYMLQPFDPPKFKDEERPDEVFFVLKEKDEDFLGALSSYAAARKLSANAAAGTKHLYEEKAQEYLRQITRWLRENWQRAFDVTHRGSTKKISRWLAGLPPHASVREIIDRVASSCLAPYFEEKYPDYPAFTKLNTPLTPQNLPVYVQDALRSIAGNTTKSGIALLDGLVLMDGEKVSVRRSGYAGWVLDELEKKGPGQVINRSEMIERVSIGQGPEEVERTTAFGMEPELLVVVLAALVYHGEILLTVSGTTYDAMRYDQLIKLPLEELKQFSHLKRPSEIPWASLQALFDVLDIQRGLLQESALQHGIVEMNRRARGYLDETVRMLEVVRGGIPVWEGPLLTASQKQEYRDRLERLRTFLEQVLIYDTPAKLRNFKFRVEEVEQQKQALLLIQDLKELQQRAAELTQLGTYLLTAQQQLPEDHAWRQEAGQALAALLRALRQGQTASAEVRHIQSLKAQYQDLYLQLHHQARLNMSEESKRQELLSAPHFAALQTLSAIELLPESQLQQWQKSLRALRTCAALSKADLAHHPVCPHCRFRPRDERLAKVELSTWQDQLYELFTQWTQMLLDNLNRQEVQAGMVLLAEEQQALLRQFMEKKVLSLPVEPAFVEAVRLLLKGIERVEVTVEELKDMVGGGNPLTVDELRTRFERLLRERLRPYPDPQRVRIMLRAKQE, encoded by the coding sequence ATTGAGACCGTGCTGCGCGAGATTTTGAAGACGGTCAGCTGGCAGTACATTTCCTTCAACGAACAAAACGGCCAGTATTACCTGGACTTGAAAAAAGATGTTGCAGTGGATGACCTGATCGAACAAAGAGCAGAGACGCTGATGCCGCATGATCTGGATCAGTATTATTTTGAGGCGCTAGCTCTGGTCACAGAAAGCGCGTCCAACACGTACATATCCGGGTATAAGATCTGGCAGCACGAGTTGCCGTGGTGGGAACGGCGTGTGATGCGGCAAGGGTATCTCTTTTTCGGTGCGCCGGTCGATCGTTCCACGGCGCAGCCGCCGCGGGACTTTTACATCTACATGTTGCAGCCGTTTGATCCGCCGAAGTTCAAGGATGAGGAACGCCCGGATGAGGTGTTTTTCGTTCTGAAGGAAAAGGATGAAGACTTCCTGGGTGCCTTGTCGAGTTATGCGGCAGCCAGGAAACTCAGCGCAAACGCAGCGGCAGGGACCAAACACCTGTATGAGGAAAAGGCGCAGGAATATCTGCGCCAAATCACACGCTGGCTACGGGAAAACTGGCAGCGCGCCTTCGATGTGACGCACAGAGGCTCGACCAAGAAGATTTCCCGTTGGCTTGCCGGCTTGCCGCCGCATGCCTCGGTGCGGGAGATCATCGACCGGGTGGCCTCCAGTTGTCTGGCGCCCTATTTTGAGGAGAAGTATCCGGATTACCCTGCTTTTACAAAACTGAATACCCCCTTGACCCCGCAAAACCTACCCGTCTATGTGCAAGATGCGCTCAGGAGTATTGCCGGGAACACGACAAAGAGCGGCATCGCTCTTTTGGACGGCCTGGTGTTGATGGATGGGGAGAAGGTGTCGGTGCGTCGCTCCGGATATGCGGGCTGGGTTTTGGACGAATTGGAGAAAAAAGGCCCAGGACAGGTGATCAACCGCTCTGAAATGATTGAGCGGGTGAGCATCGGTCAGGGGCCAGAAGAGGTGGAAAGGACCACGGCGTTTGGCATGGAACCGGAGCTGTTGGTCGTCGTCCTGGCGGCGCTGGTCTATCACGGTGAAATCCTGCTGACGGTATCCGGGACGACGTATGATGCGATGCGTTACGATCAACTGATCAAGCTCCCGCTGGAGGAATTGAAGCAGTTCAGCCATCTCAAGCGGCCGAGCGAGATTCCATGGGCCAGCCTGCAGGCGCTCTTTGATGTGCTGGATATTCAGCGGGGGCTGCTGCAGGAGTCCGCCTTGCAACATGGCATCGTGGAGATGAACCGCCGAGCCAGGGGCTATCTGGATGAGACAGTACGGATGCTGGAAGTGGTGCGGGGAGGGATTCCCGTTTGGGAAGGGCCATTGTTGACCGCCTCCCAGAAACAGGAGTATCGGGACCGTCTGGAACGGCTGCGGACCTTCTTGGAACAGGTGCTCATCTATGATACGCCGGCCAAACTACGGAATTTCAAATTCCGCGTGGAGGAAGTGGAGCAACAGAAACAGGCGCTGCTGCTGATCCAGGACCTGAAAGAATTGCAGCAACGCGCCGCCGAGCTGACCCAGCTGGGTACCTATCTGCTCACAGCACAGCAGCAATTGCCGGAGGATCACGCATGGAGACAGGAGGCCGGACAGGCTCTGGCTGCATTGTTGCGAGCACTTCGGCAGGGACAAACTGCATCGGCTGAAGTGCGGCATATCCAGTCGCTGAAGGCCCAATATCAGGATCTATACCTACAGCTGCATCATCAGGCCCGACTGAATATGAGTGAAGAGAGCAAGCGGCAGGAATTGCTGAGCGCCCCCCATTTCGCCGCTTTGCAAACGTTAAGTGCCATTGAGTTGTTGCCGGAAAGCCAGCTGCAGCAGTGGCAGAAAAGCCTGCGGGCGCTAAGAACCTGCGCTGCCTTGAGCAAGGCGGATCTGGCACACCATCCCGTTTGTCCGCATTGCCGGTTTCGCCCGCGCGACGAACGATTGGCAAAGGTAGAGCTTTCCACATGGCAAGATCAGTTGTATGAACTGTTTACCCAGTGGACACAGATGCTGCTGGACAACCTGAACCGGCAGGAGGTGCAGGCGGGCATGGTTTTGCTGGCAGAGGAGCAGCAAGCATTACTCCGGCAGTTCATGGAGAAGAAGGTTTTGTCTTTGCCCGTCGAACCCGCCTTTGTGGAAGCGGTCCGCCTGTTGTTGAAAGGGATTGAGCGGGTCGAAGTGACGGTGGAAGAGTTGAAGGACATGGTGGGCGGCGGCAATCCGCTGACCGTGGATGAATTGCGAACCCGCTTTGAACGGCTTTTGCGGGAACGGCTACGTCCCTACCCGGATCCCCAGCGCGTCCGGATCATGTTGCGAGCGAAGCAGGAATGA
- a CDS encoding MFS transporter has product MRHGCKAEGAVSVFTRLTREEVLGALPLKAVRRRKGYHWFVVGTVCIGAFMAALDASIINIALPVLKKQFDVGMHIIEWVSLVYLLTLGGLIVPFGRLADLFGRRWMYALGFTVFIVGSAMCGWAPSLLFLLVARVVQAVGAAMLQANSVAIITAAAPASDRGKAIGFQASAQGIGLSLGPAVGGALLALWNWRWIFFVNLPIGVIGTVLGILLLPEDEKRAGREPFDYAGAALLAPTLVALIYFLNMGVKEGWASSFVVSSYVVFIVGLAAFWFVEKRSEAPMVDLSLFKNRTFVLGNVTGVLSFAVMYAVLLLYPFYLDDVRHMNPFHSGLFLSVVPIGMTLLTPASGAVADRVGSRLPVMFGMAMACIGCVVLALVPATAGLTPILIGLFLVGAGLGAFTPPNNSRVMGSAPAHHLGVAGGILNMSRTLGMGLGIALGGLCYQLFLAVQGVVQESAAPLGAMIHAFHWSFLVVAGIAAVTWILSSLKVLHPVQK; this is encoded by the coding sequence ATGAGACATGGATGCAAAGCGGAGGGGGCGGTATCCGTTTTCACCAGGTTGACGCGGGAAGAGGTGTTGGGCGCGCTGCCGCTCAAGGCCGTTCGCCGACGGAAAGGGTATCATTGGTTTGTGGTGGGGACCGTTTGTATAGGGGCCTTTATGGCCGCTCTGGACGCCAGTATCATCAACATCGCCTTGCCGGTACTTAAAAAGCAGTTCGACGTCGGCATGCATATTATCGAATGGGTCAGTCTGGTCTATTTGTTGACCCTCGGGGGACTGATTGTCCCCTTCGGTCGGCTGGCGGATCTGTTCGGCCGGAGGTGGATGTATGCCCTCGGTTTTACCGTATTCATCGTGGGTTCCGCGATGTGCGGTTGGGCGCCCTCGCTTTTGTTTTTGCTCGTGGCCCGGGTGGTGCAGGCGGTCGGGGCGGCCATGCTTCAGGCCAACAGCGTGGCGATCATCACCGCCGCCGCCCCGGCGTCGGATCGCGGGAAGGCGATCGGCTTTCAGGCCAGCGCCCAGGGGATCGGGTTGAGCCTCGGGCCGGCCGTCGGCGGGGCTCTGCTAGCGCTTTGGAATTGGCGATGGATCTTCTTCGTGAATCTTCCCATCGGAGTCATCGGGACGGTTCTGGGGATTCTGCTCCTCCCGGAGGACGAGAAACGCGCCGGACGGGAGCCGTTCGACTACGCCGGAGCGGCACTTCTGGCTCCGACCCTCGTGGCCCTGATTTATTTTTTGAACATGGGCGTCAAAGAAGGGTGGGCGTCCTCCTTTGTCGTGAGCAGTTATGTCGTATTTATCGTGGGCCTTGCGGCGTTCTGGTTTGTCGAGAAGCGTTCGGAGGCACCGATGGTGGATCTGAGCCTGTTCAAGAATCGAACCTTCGTTTTGGGGAATGTGACCGGGGTTTTATCCTTTGCAGTGATGTATGCCGTGCTCTTACTCTATCCGTTTTACCTCGACGATGTGCGGCACATGAATCCGTTTCACTCGGGGCTGTTCCTCTCCGTGGTTCCCATCGGGATGACGCTCTTAACCCCGGCCTCCGGTGCGGTGGCGGATCGGGTCGGTTCCCGGCTTCCGGTGATGTTCGGCATGGCCATGGCCTGCATCGGTTGCGTGGTTTTAGCATTGGTCCCGGCCACTGCCGGGCTGACTCCGATTCTGATCGGACTGTTTTTGGTCGGGGCCGGCCTCGGAGCCTTTACGCCGCCGAACAATAGCCGTGTGATGGGGAGTGCACCGGCTCATCATCTGGGGGTGGCCGGCGGTATCCTTAACATGTCCAGAACGCTGGGCATGGGGCTGGGAATTGCTCTGGGAGGGTTGTGTTATCAGTTGTTTCTCGCCGTCCAGGGCGTTGTCCAGGAAAGTGCGGCACCCCTGGGTGCGATGATTCACGCGTTTCACTGGTCCTTCTTGGTGGTTGCCGGCATCGCGGCGGTGACCTGGATCCTATCCTCATTAAAGGTCCTTCATCCTGTACAAAAATAA
- the pglZ gene encoding BREX-3 system phosphatase PglZ: MDTWREQILRDFQPPVPPLTLACDPDDLLLDEELLAALRARQIEMVDAGDPVAFRYLYEKTYRERVAGRRVFLLIRTRGHVEELPYDVIKQGRRLTFRLSSLFPGLSLPVIRQLDGGARNALYTAYQSQRGKHFSRDQTDDVFTDAQTCDFILRWVYQVAPETLQDEVSLIRFFLSVNLQQLTFPEVLQAHLLRQWEKNPALGRLPLGDWLASPAAFYRDLQTRWEEYLQQKAHSSGLAREGTGYREGGVEELYLGADHPFEHPEVQRLLDNLFLEGKLKPAEGFAPHQLPAWARVGIRYDPLAEERQRLEGMLSVLQSHVHSAVRYQDWMKTALLYGEMKALSLAHSEAVPLRELLEQMEAAVHRMNERFETWMLQNFSGLKNLPYLPRPVMVHHVPHYLASKHRHRTALLVLDGMSVVQWVQIRRALQQSLPQLIFDEQAVFAWVPTMTSISRQALLSGEIPLYFTETLATTAKEEARWCLFWENQGVPRMHTRYEKGLGFSARSLPEWLENRENRVIVLVIEAIDRLMHKAIQGQQGLSLELDLWLRQGFLAGLLTTLLQYDYDIYLASDHGNQESRGTGRLREGVLAETRGERVRIYPDVRLRDERAAAACGIAWPGDGLPENVYVMLARSGTAFVGEGERVVSHGGISLEEVVVPFVRVREREGAGG, from the coding sequence TTGGACACCTGGCGCGAGCAGATTTTGCGAGATTTTCAGCCGCCTGTGCCGCCTTTGACGCTGGCCTGTGATCCGGATGATTTGTTGTTAGATGAGGAACTCTTGGCAGCTTTGAGGGCGCGTCAAATTGAAATGGTGGATGCGGGTGATCCGGTGGCTTTCCGCTACCTGTATGAAAAGACATATCGCGAACGGGTGGCCGGGAGGCGAGTGTTTCTCCTCATACGGACCAGGGGACATGTAGAGGAATTGCCATATGACGTAATCAAACAAGGCCGCCGCCTTACGTTCCGGCTTTCTTCACTCTTTCCCGGTCTGTCCTTGCCTGTCATCCGGCAGCTGGACGGGGGGGCCAGGAATGCATTGTATACCGCATACCAGTCACAGCGGGGGAAGCATTTCAGCCGGGACCAGACGGATGACGTGTTTACAGATGCACAAACGTGTGATTTCATTTTGCGCTGGGTGTATCAAGTGGCGCCCGAGACGTTGCAGGACGAGGTTTCCTTGATCCGTTTTTTCCTGTCCGTTAATCTACAACAGCTGACTTTTCCCGAGGTGCTGCAGGCGCATTTGTTGCGGCAGTGGGAGAAAAACCCTGCGTTGGGCAGGTTGCCGCTGGGCGACTGGCTGGCTTCACCGGCCGCATTTTACCGGGATTTGCAGACGCGGTGGGAGGAATATTTGCAGCAAAAGGCGCATTCCTCCGGCCTGGCTCGCGAGGGAACGGGATATCGGGAAGGGGGCGTGGAGGAACTTTATCTTGGGGCCGATCATCCTTTTGAACATCCTGAGGTGCAGCGGCTTCTGGACAATTTGTTTCTGGAAGGAAAACTGAAGCCTGCCGAGGGCTTTGCTCCGCATCAACTGCCGGCATGGGCCAGGGTGGGAATTCGCTACGATCCTCTGGCAGAGGAGCGGCAGCGCCTGGAAGGCATGCTCTCTGTGCTTCAGTCGCATGTCCATTCTGCGGTTCGGTACCAGGACTGGATGAAAACAGCGCTCTTGTATGGTGAGATGAAGGCACTTTCTCTGGCGCACAGCGAAGCGGTCCCTTTGAGAGAGTTGCTGGAACAGATGGAAGCGGCCGTCCACCGGATGAATGAACGCTTTGAAACATGGATGCTCCAGAATTTTAGCGGTTTGAAAAACCTGCCGTATCTTCCAAGACCGGTCATGGTACACCATGTGCCGCATTACCTGGCATCCAAGCACCGACACCGCACAGCACTCCTTGTCCTCGATGGCATGAGTGTGGTGCAATGGGTGCAAATACGCCGGGCACTTCAGCAAAGCTTGCCGCAGCTGATCTTTGATGAGCAAGCGGTGTTTGCCTGGGTCCCTACCATGACTTCCATCTCGCGCCAAGCCCTTTTATCCGGGGAAATTCCGCTGTACTTTACGGAAACGCTTGCCACCACGGCCAAGGAGGAGGCCAGGTGGTGCCTGTTCTGGGAGAACCAAGGCGTGCCGCGTATGCATACCCGTTATGAGAAGGGGTTAGGCTTTTCGGCCAGGTCTTTGCCGGAGTGGCTGGAAAATCGGGAGAATCGCGTTATTGTTCTGGTGATTGAGGCCATTGATCGGCTCATGCACAAAGCAATTCAGGGACAGCAGGGTTTGAGCCTAGAACTGGATCTTTGGCTTCGCCAAGGATTCTTGGCAGGGCTGTTGACGACACTGCTACAATATGATTATGACATCTATCTGGCCTCGGATCATGGTAATCAGGAAAGTCGGGGGACGGGTCGCCTGCGAGAGGGTGTGCTGGCTGAGACGCGGGGCGAGCGCGTCCGAATCTATCCTGACGTGCGCTTGCGCGATGAACGAGCTGCGGCCGCTTGCGGCATCGCTTGGCCTGGCGATGGGTTGCCGGAGAATGTGTATGTAATGCTGGCGAGAAGCGGTACGGCGTTCGTCGGGGAAGGGGAACGTGTGGTCAGTCACGGCGGGATCAGCCTGGAAGAGGTCGTGGTGCCCTTTGTCCGGGTGAGGGAACGAGAGGGAGCTGGCGGATGA
- a CDS encoding DNA methyltransferase, which produces MGQHSEQVSLFEKKVDRRQPVTCLGMIFESESARRAYFTDELRRRLPALREMEGFPIGSEEDILALSDPPYYTVCPNPFLPEILKEWEEMKEEPDAEEPYRREPFAADVSEGKNDPIYNAHSYHTKVPHKAIMRYILHYTRPGDIVFDGFAGTGMTGVAAQLCGDRKEVESLGYRVEADGTILDEEGRPFSKLGPRRAILNDLSPAASFIAYNYNTPVDVEAFEQEARRILEEVEAECGWMYETRHVVDGEPQAGANGEPIIGRINYTVWSDVFLCPHCAAEMIFWEVAVDQQAGKVRDHFQCPGCGAEHTKRSVERAWETRFDVAIGETVRQAKQVPVLINYSVGRKRYEKRPDADDLALIRRIEEMEIPYWFPKARIPEGDKTGDPVRIGITHVHHFYTQRNLLCLSRLYDLASSRERVSLRLKHWLNAIEHGVSKRVKHGNWSFPMSILSGTLYIPGQNRENTPLNLYFNKYKRLLKAFSKTRYTRNSCIVSNQSSSYIHLIKSHSIDYIFTDPPFGANLMYSELNFLWEAWLKVFTNNRTEAVVNQTQGKGLVEYQRLMEACFKEYYRVLKPGRWMTVEFSNSQASVWNAIQEAIQRAGFVIAHVAALDKKQGSFNAVTTTTAVKQDLIISAYKPSEEMVKEIRSHQGMAQSAWGFIENHLRQLPVFLGRKGQAETIVERMPRVLYDRMVAYHVQHGYPVPLSSAEFQQELAQRFSVRDGMVFLQEQVAEYDKKRLLAKEFVQLNLFVADENSAIEWLRQQLMNKPQTRQELYTPFLREIQHIASHERLPELDDLLAQNFLCYEGEGPVPSQIHSYLSSNYKDLRGLGKEDAALREKAKGRWYVPDPNKQADLERLRERALLREFQAYLKEVATGKKRLKEFRTEAIRFGFKKAWREDDYQTIVRVGERLPEKVLQEDDKLLMYYDNALIRLGQ; this is translated from the coding sequence GTGGGCCAGCACAGCGAGCAAGTGTCGTTGTTTGAAAAGAAGGTGGACCGCCGGCAACCGGTGACCTGCCTGGGGATGATCTTTGAGAGCGAGTCGGCCCGGCGGGCTTATTTCACGGACGAGCTTCGGCGCCGTCTGCCGGCGTTGCGGGAGATGGAGGGCTTTCCCATCGGATCGGAGGAAGACATCCTGGCGCTTTCCGACCCGCCTTACTATACGGTCTGCCCCAACCCTTTTCTGCCGGAGATTCTGAAGGAATGGGAAGAGATGAAGGAGGAGCCGGACGCGGAGGAACCATACCGCCGTGAGCCTTTCGCCGCCGATGTCTCCGAGGGAAAAAACGATCCGATTTACAATGCGCACAGCTATCATACCAAAGTGCCTCATAAGGCTATCATGCGGTACATTTTACATTACACACGACCTGGGGACATCGTCTTTGACGGTTTTGCCGGGACAGGGATGACCGGTGTGGCGGCACAGCTCTGCGGCGATCGGAAAGAGGTGGAGAGCCTTGGCTACCGGGTGGAGGCGGATGGCACCATCCTGGATGAGGAAGGACGGCCGTTCTCCAAGCTGGGGCCACGGCGGGCCATTTTGAACGACTTATCACCGGCCGCCAGCTTTATCGCTTACAACTATAACACGCCGGTGGATGTGGAAGCGTTTGAACAGGAAGCCAGGCGCATCCTCGAGGAAGTGGAGGCCGAGTGCGGCTGGATGTACGAGACGCGTCACGTGGTGGACGGCGAACCGCAAGCCGGTGCGAATGGTGAGCCCATCATCGGCCGGATCAATTACACGGTGTGGAGCGATGTGTTTCTCTGCCCGCACTGTGCCGCCGAGATGATTTTCTGGGAAGTGGCGGTGGACCAACAGGCCGGCAAGGTGCGCGATCATTTCCAGTGCCCCGGTTGTGGTGCGGAACACACCAAGCGCAGCGTGGAGCGGGCCTGGGAGACGCGCTTTGACGTGGCGATTGGCGAAACGGTGCGGCAGGCCAAGCAGGTACCGGTGCTGATCAACTATTCGGTCGGCCGGAAACGGTATGAGAAGCGACCTGATGCCGACGACCTCGCGCTCATTCGGCGGATTGAGGAGATGGAGATTCCCTATTGGTTTCCGAAAGCTCGCATCCCTGAGGGGGACAAAACTGGTGACCCAGTGAGGATTGGGATTACACACGTGCATCATTTTTATACGCAGCGTAATTTGTTATGTCTATCAAGGTTATACGACTTAGCAAGTTCGAGAGAACGGGTATCCTTAAGGTTAAAACATTGGCTTAATGCTATTGAACATGGAGTGTCGAAAAGGGTTAAACATGGTAATTGGTCGTTTCCGATGAGTATACTAAGCGGCACTTTGTATATACCAGGGCAAAACAGGGAAAATACTCCCCTAAATTTGTACTTCAACAAATACAAACGGTTACTTAAAGCCTTTAGTAAGACAAGGTACACCAGAAATTCATGCATTGTTTCTAACCAATCATCTTCGTATATTCATTTAATAAAAAGCCATTCGATCGACTACATTTTTACCGACCCGCCTTTTGGGGCAAATCTTATGTACTCTGAACTCAACTTCCTCTGGGAGGCCTGGCTAAAAGTGTTCACCAACAACAGGACAGAGGCTGTGGTCAACCAAACGCAAGGAAAAGGTTTGGTGGAGTACCAGCGACTGATGGAGGCCTGTTTCAAGGAGTATTACCGTGTCCTAAAGCCTGGGCGCTGGATGACGGTGGAGTTCAGCAACTCACAGGCCAGTGTGTGGAATGCCATCCAGGAGGCGATTCAGCGGGCGGGTTTTGTGATCGCACACGTGGCGGCGTTGGATAAAAAGCAGGGCAGTTTCAACGCTGTGACCACGACCACGGCGGTTAAACAAGATTTGATTATCTCGGCTTACAAGCCATCGGAAGAAATGGTCAAAGAAATTCGGTCCCATCAGGGAATGGCGCAGTCGGCCTGGGGGTTTATCGAGAATCACCTGCGGCAACTGCCTGTTTTTCTCGGCAGGAAGGGACAGGCGGAGACCATCGTGGAGCGGATGCCCCGCGTCCTTTACGACCGGATGGTGGCTTATCACGTGCAGCACGGCTATCCCGTACCTTTGTCATCGGCCGAGTTTCAGCAGGAGCTGGCTCAGCGGTTTTCCGTACGGGATGGGATGGTATTCCTGCAGGAGCAGGTGGCCGAATACGATAAGAAACGGCTTTTGGCAAAGGAGTTCGTTCAGTTGAACCTCTTTGTTGCCGATGAGAACAGCGCCATCGAGTGGCTGCGCCAGCAGCTGATGAACAAGCCGCAGACCCGACAAGAACTGTACACTCCCTTTTTGCGGGAGATCCAGCACATTGCCAGTCATGAACGCCTGCCGGAGCTGGATGATCTGCTGGCGCAAAACTTCCTCTGCTATGAGGGGGAGGGTCCGGTGCCCAGCCAGATTCACAGCTACTTAAGCAGTAATTACAAGGACCTTCGCGGTCTGGGCAAGGAGGACGCGGCCTTGCGGGAGAAGGCCAAGGGGCGCTGGTATGTACCCGATCCGAACAAGCAGGCCGACTTGGAACGATTGCGGGAGAGAGCACTCTTACGCGAGTTTCAGGCGTATCTCAAGGAAGTGGCGACGGGAAAAAAGCGGCTGAAGGAGTTCCGCACTGAGGCGATCCGGTTCGGATTTAAAAAGGCCTGGCGGGAGGACGATTACCAGACCATTGTGAGGGTGGGCGAACGCTTGCCGGAGAAAGTGCTGCAGGAAGACGACAAGCTACTGATGTACTACGACAACGCCCTGATTCGCCTCGGCCAATAA
- a CDS encoding thioredoxin domain-containing protein, whose amino-acid sequence MTTTNKPNRLAREKSPYLLQHAYNPVDWFPWSEEAFEKAQQENKPVFLSIGYSTCHWCHVMERESFEDPEVAELLNRHFVAIKVDREERPDVDHLYMAACQALTGQGGWPLTVFLTPEKEPFYAGTYFPKRSRYGRPGLMELLTRVAQLWEKGADRVKDAGRHLTGQIGEALGRAAQGEVDAGTLTRAFEQLLASYDHTFGGFGHAPKFPRPHDLLFLLRYGVRSGRREAFDMVQGTLEGMRRGGIWDHVGFGFARYSTDRRWLIPHFEKMLYDNALLVLTYLEAYQALGDQRWAQTAREIVTYVRREMTDPGGGFYSAEDADSEGEEGKFYVWTPQEITEAVGPEDGEVLCRYFGVTEEGNFEGGRSVLNEIDTDVDLLARELGMTPEEIDRKVRRGLEILHSVRDRRVHPHKDDKILTAWNGLMIAALARGARVLGDADYLVSARRAAEWLWRTLRQGDGRLLARYRDGEAGILGYLDDYAFYIWGLLELYQADGDVAWLRRAIRLAQDVRTLFWDEKEGGCFLTGSDAEALWSRPKTAEDGALPSGNSVLALDLLWLGRLTGDPAWERWAEAQLRAFAGAVSRYPAGYTFFLTAWDFALGPSEEIVVAEPMRNEEGSSGEGFPGVPQAQGSLAAARWPAEVRRLYLPRALWVVRPDGAEGDRVSEVLPWVSGHRSKGGETQVYICRGNACERPLPWGHAVARLQSIGSGFVDE is encoded by the coding sequence ATGACAACAACCAACAAACCCAACCGGTTGGCCCGGGAAAAATCGCCCTATCTGCTCCAGCACGCGTATAACCCTGTGGACTGGTTCCCCTGGTCCGAGGAGGCCTTTGAGAAGGCGCAGCAGGAAAATAAGCCCGTTTTCTTGTCGATTGGCTACAGTACTTGCCATTGGTGTCACGTCATGGAACGGGAATCCTTTGAAGATCCTGAGGTGGCGGAACTTCTGAACCGTCATTTTGTGGCGATTAAAGTGGACCGGGAGGAGCGGCCGGACGTCGACCATCTGTACATGGCCGCGTGCCAGGCCCTGACCGGGCAAGGAGGTTGGCCGCTCACCGTGTTCTTAACACCGGAAAAAGAACCCTTTTACGCCGGAACTTATTTTCCCAAGCGGAGTCGATATGGCCGCCCGGGGCTGATGGAACTGTTGACCCGGGTGGCGCAGTTGTGGGAAAAGGGGGCGGACCGCGTCAAAGACGCCGGGAGGCATCTCACCGGACAGATCGGGGAAGCTCTTGGACGGGCCGCTCAGGGAGAGGTGGATGCGGGAACGCTCACCCGGGCCTTCGAGCAGCTTTTAGCCAGCTATGACCACACCTTTGGCGGGTTTGGCCACGCCCCGAAATTCCCACGGCCCCACGATCTTTTGTTTTTGTTGCGGTACGGGGTGCGCAGCGGGCGGCGGGAGGCTTTCGATATGGTGCAGGGAACCCTCGAGGGGATGCGCCGAGGGGGGATCTGGGATCACGTCGGCTTTGGATTTGCCCGGTATTCCACCGACCGGCGTTGGCTCATCCCGCATTTCGAGAAGATGCTGTACGATAATGCCCTTCTTGTTCTGACCTATCTCGAAGCGTACCAAGCGTTGGGCGACCAGCGATGGGCGCAGACAGCCCGGGAGATAGTTACTTACGTGCGCCGGGAGATGACCGATCCCGGGGGTGGATTTTACTCGGCGGAAGATGCGGATTCAGAAGGGGAGGAAGGAAAATTTTACGTCTGGACGCCCCAGGAGATCACAGAAGCGGTGGGGCCGGAGGATGGTGAGGTTCTCTGCCGGTACTTTGGTGTGACGGAGGAGGGGAATTTTGAAGGCGGCCGATCGGTGTTGAATGAGATCGATACGGATGTCGATTTGCTGGCCCGGGAACTGGGAATGACTCCCGAAGAGATTGATAGGAAGGTCCGCCGGGGGCTGGAGATTCTGCACTCGGTGCGGGATCGCCGGGTACACCCTCATAAAGACGATAAAATTCTCACCGCTTGGAACGGGCTGATGATCGCGGCGTTGGCCCGGGGGGCTCGAGTGCTCGGGGATGCGGACTATCTGGTATCCGCCCGGCGGGCGGCGGAGTGGCTGTGGCGGACTTTGCGCCAGGGGGACGGCAGGCTGTTGGCGAGGTATCGGGATGGCGAAGCGGGGATCCTGGGTTATTTGGACGACTACGCCTTTTATATCTGGGGTTTGTTGGAGTTGTACCAGGCCGACGGAGATGTGGCGTGGCTGCGGCGGGCGATTCGGCTGGCGCAAGATGTGCGGACGTTGTTTTGGGATGAGAAGGAGGGGGGCTGTTTTCTGACCGGGTCGGATGCGGAGGCGCTTTGGTCCCGGCCCAAGACGGCGGAGGACGGGGCCCTGCCTTCCGGAAACTCCGTCCTGGCCCTGGACCTGCTGTGGCTAGGCCGCCTGACGGGGGATCCGGCCTGGGAGCGGTGGGCGGAGGCCCAGCTTCGGGCTTTTGCCGGGGCGGTGTCCCGGTATCCCGCCGGATACACCTTCTTCCTGACGGCCTGGGATTTCGCCCTGGGCCCTTCTGAGGAGATCGTGGTGGCCGAACCGATGCGGAATGAAGAGGGGTCCAGCGGGGAGGGTTTCCCCGGGGTGCCGCAGGCTCAGGGCTCCCTTGCCGCGGCCCGCTGGCCGGCAGAAGTTCGGCGCCTGTATCTCCCCCGGGCTCTGTGGGTGGTGAGGCCGGATGGCGCGGAGGGGGATCGGGTGTCGGAGGTGCTGCCCTGGGTGAGTGGCCACCGGTCGAAGGGTGGGGAGACCCAGGTGTACATCTGTCGGGGAAATGCCTGTGAGCGCCCGCTGCCCTGGGGGCATGCAGTGGCACGGCTGCAAAGCATTGGCTCCGGGTTTGTGGATGAGTAG